ACAACGAAATTTACATCAACGGAAAACTCGCCGCTGCCGGACTGTTGAAAGGCACACGCCAGATTTTGCTCCCAGCCAATGCTTGGCAACCCGGCTCAAACAGCCTCATGGTCAAAATGAACAAAACCATTGAGCCTGAGTGGTTCGGCCTTGGACTCATGGGCTCTGAAAACGATTTGTACGTCAGCACACCCACCCAAAAAATCAGCCTCGCTGGCGACGACTGGCGGCTCATGCCTTCCTTCGCCGAGCCGCACACCTTTGCCCGTTCGAGCAACAACGTCGGCACGGCCATTTACAACGCCATGCTCGCGCCGCTCATCCCCTACGCCATTCGCGGGGCACTCTGGTATCAAGGCGAAACCAACGCTGGCCGCGCCTACGAATACCGCAAATCCTTCCCGCTCATGATTGAAGACTGGCGCAAACGCTGGGGCGAAGACTTCCCTTTTTATTTCGTGCAACTTTCCTCCTACGGCGCCTCACAAAACAGCAATCAGGGCAGCCCCTGGGCCGAACTCCGCGAAGCCCAAACCATGACCCTCCGCCTCCCGAACACGGGCATGGCCGTCACGACCGACATCGGCGACCCGAACGATATTCACCCGCGCAACAAGCAAGACGTGGGCAAACGATTGGCCGCCAATGCGTTGAAATTTGTGTACGGGCAAAACGTGCTGCACAGCGGCCCCATGTTCGAGTCCGTGCGTTTTGAAAACGACAGGGCGATTTTGTCTTTTAGGCATACCGGCAGTGGCCTCACCGTGAAAGACCAATATGGCTACCTCAAAGGCTTTGAAATCGCTGGCCCCGACCGCGTTTTTCACTATGCCAAAGCGGAAATAGAAGGAGATAAAGTCGTGGCACGCCACCCGAAAGGTTTGAAACCCGCCTCCGTGCGTTACGCTTGGGCCGACGCGCCGGAGGATGCCAACTTGTTCAATGCCGAAGGATTCCCGGCCTGCCCGTTCCGGACGGATGATTGGGAAGGAGTGACAGTGCGGGGGAGGTTTGAGTGAGCAGCCTCCCCTCATTTGTCATGTGCAAACATGAAAAAAGAGGGGAGGAACTGATTGGGGCTAATTCCAACTCACCATATCCGGCATATCCGCTATGATTTCGTAGAGGTCGCCTTTGTCGTACATCACTTGGCTCCACAACTGTCCGGGCTTGCTTTTGAAGATATAATTGGCATCCATCGGCGCCACCACCCATGAGCCGTACTCCATCTCCTCGCCCAGTTGCCCGCCCGTCCAGCCGGAATAGCCGACAAAAAAGCGGATGTTGTCAGGTGTGATGAGACCGTTGGTTATCAGAAACTTGAGCTTTTCGAAGTCGCCGCCCCACCACACGCCGTCGGCGACTTTCACGCTCTCCTCGAGCAAATCGCCGACGTTGTGGACGTAGTGCAGCGTGTCAGTTTGGACCGGGCCGCCGTAAAAAATATCAGCCTCGAAGGGTGGGAAATCGCTCACCAATTCATTCATCGTCATGTCAATACTTTTGTTCAAAATAAACCCTATGGTGCCCTCATCGTGGTGTTCGCAGAGCAACACGACCGCGCGGCGGAAATAGGGGTCTTGCATGAAGGGTTCGGCCAGCAAGATTTGGCCGCTTTTAATCAATGAATTTGCTGCCATGTTCGGAGTCT
This genomic interval from Saprospiraceae bacterium contains the following:
- a CDS encoding YqgE/AlgH family protein, producing MAANSLIKSGQILLAEPFMQDPYFRRAVVLLCEHHDEGTIGFILNKSIDMTMNELVSDFPPFEADIFYGGPVQTDTLHYVHNVGDLLEESVKVADGVWWGGDFEKLKFLITNGLITPDNIRFFVGYSGWTGGQLGEEMEYGSWVVAPMDANYIFKSKPGQLWSQVMYDKGDLYEIIADMPDMVSWN